The sequence TCGTGAATCGCGATTTTATCAACGCGATTCTGATGTCTTCCGCCTTCAAAGTCAGTGTCGAGGAAGGTGCGCACGATTTCCTCGGCGACCTCAAGGGTGATGAACCTTGCGGGAAGGCAGATCACGTTGGCATCGTTGTGACGACGCGCCAAACTGGCCAATTCGGGTTCCCAAGCGATGGCAGCGCGAACGCCGGCATACTTGTTGGCCGTGATGCAAACACCATTCGCGGAACCGCAAATCAAGATTCCCTTGGCGAATTC comes from Bacteroidota bacterium and encodes:
- the rpiB gene encoding ribose 5-phosphate isomerase B, giving the protein MSNTKTIAIAGDHAGFQYKAAMKGFLEQLGYKVTDYGTDSEASCDYPDYVHPLAKAVEAGEFAKGILICGSANGVCITANKYAGVRAAIAWEPELASLARRHNDANVICLPARFITLEVAEEIVRTFLDTDFEGGRHQNRVDKIAIHD